A genomic window from Sulfurospirillum arsenophilum NBRC 109478 includes:
- a CDS encoding glycosyltransferase family 2 protein: MFFSVVIPAYNREKELHVAIQSVLNQTYQNFELIVVDNGSTDATKEVVQSYMANDARVKYFWQENSGSPAGSRNTGIKNAMGEWVAFLDSDDYWYPQKLERVAKMIEDNSNAIAVSHYEDKMVNGIFHSTLEHGKTLSRGPYYELLLDGNSLSTSAMSVKKEKLFEIGLFDIHKDYFAVEDYDMWMKLSLVGEFCYIHESLGVFSITDTNMSGNIELINNNLKTLVLNHIDTLSIPSKKIMKKIHGARVEYYRGRSYQMSGEFRKAIPILIKSIVDYPFAIKKYISLVFAFLGIRR, encoded by the coding sequence ATGTTTTTTTCTGTCGTAATTCCTGCGTATAATCGAGAAAAAGAATTACATGTAGCGATACAATCTGTGCTAAACCAAACCTATCAAAATTTTGAACTGATTGTTGTGGACAATGGCTCAACAGATGCAACCAAAGAAGTTGTGCAAAGCTACATGGCTAATGATGCAAGAGTGAAATACTTTTGGCAAGAAAACAGTGGTTCTCCAGCAGGAAGTAGAAATACGGGTATTAAAAATGCTATGGGAGAGTGGGTGGCTTTTTTGGATTCAGATGATTATTGGTATCCTCAAAAGTTAGAACGGGTTGCAAAAATGATAGAGGATAACTCCAATGCAATAGCCGTAAGTCATTATGAAGATAAGATGGTGAATGGTATTTTTCATTCCACGCTTGAGCATGGGAAGACACTATCGCGCGGCCCTTACTATGAATTATTATTGGATGGCAACAGTTTATCAACTTCGGCAATGAGTGTCAAAAAAGAGAAGTTGTTTGAAATCGGGTTATTTGATATACACAAAGACTATTTTGCAGTTGAAGATTATGATATGTGGATGAAACTCTCTTTAGTCGGAGAATTTTGCTATATCCATGAATCTTTGGGTGTTTTTAGCATAACAGATACAAATATGTCTGGAAATATAGAGTTGATTAACAATAACCTTAAAACGTTGGTCTTAAATCATATAGATACGCTATCTATACCAAGCAAAAAAATTATGAAAAAAATACATGGCGCAAGAGTAGAATACTATCGCGGAAGATCTTACCAGATGAGTGGAGAGTTTCGCAAAGCTATACCTATTTTGATTAAATCTATTGTTGATTATCCATTCGCTATCAAAAAATATATCTCTTTGGTATTTGCTTTCTTAGGTATACGACGATGA
- a CDS encoding NAD-dependent epimerase/dehydratase family protein: MIQMKPSISHWMQYRMRGKVLITGGLGNLGSWLSVHFANQGFDVYVLTRKAKIQLEGISYNIIEADITDLATLKSQIKTPFDMCIHAASFNEHFLEDYAKKALLINTLGTRNLLEALCVHGVKKFIYMSTFHVYGANDGHITEETPFFPKNDYATTHLCAEYYVKQFAFTCKLDYTIFRLTNSYGCPLNIKTDKWYLVVNDLVKSAHECGKITLKTNGKAQRDFIWMGDVCRIVEASLSFQDSTTYNLSSGKSFKILDIARIVQAVYEKRYQKPLALEINALDNLCYEDVYVDNAKLQNICNFQVEDQLHNEVEKIFQLLDK; the protein is encoded by the coding sequence ATGATCCAGATGAAGCCATCAATCAGCCATTGGATGCAATACCGTATGCGTGGTAAGGTTCTTATCACAGGAGGGCTTGGCAATCTTGGGAGTTGGTTAAGTGTTCATTTTGCAAACCAGGGCTTTGATGTTTATGTGTTAACACGTAAAGCAAAAATACAACTTGAAGGTATTTCATATAACATTATTGAAGCGGATATCACAGATTTAGCGACACTCAAAAGTCAAATTAAAACTCCTTTTGATATGTGTATTCATGCAGCAAGTTTTAATGAGCATTTTTTAGAGGATTATGCTAAAAAAGCTTTGCTCATTAATACCCTAGGTACCAGAAATCTTTTGGAAGCATTGTGTGTCCATGGTGTCAAAAAGTTTATTTATATGAGCACGTTTCATGTTTATGGAGCGAATGATGGTCACATTACAGAAGAGACTCCATTTTTCCCTAAAAATGATTATGCGACAACGCACTTATGTGCGGAGTATTATGTCAAGCAATTTGCTTTTACATGTAAACTTGATTATACGATTTTTAGATTGACCAATAGCTATGGATGCCCCCTCAACATCAAAACAGATAAGTGGTATCTGGTTGTGAATGATCTTGTGAAATCGGCCCATGAATGTGGTAAAATCACTCTTAAAACGAATGGAAAAGCCCAAAGGGATTTTATTTGGATGGGTGATGTTTGTCGTATAGTTGAAGCTTCGCTTTCGTTTCAAGATAGCACAACGTACAACCTCTCTTCGGGGAAAAGTTTCAAGATTTTAGATATTGCAAGAATTGTTCAAGCAGTTTATGAAAAGAGATACCAAAAGCCTTTAGCATTAGAGATAAATGCGTTAGATAATCTATGTTATGAGGATGTGTATGTGGACAATGCGAAGCTTCAAAATATTTGCAATTTTCAAGTAGAAGATCAACTCCATAATGAAGTAGAAAAAATTTTTCAGTTACTGGACAAATAA
- a CDS encoding WxcM-like domain-containing protein: protein MDGVILTPLKQIHNPKGDVFHAMKKSDMGFDGFGEAYFSTIHQDDIKGWKKHTQMTLNLVVPIGEIEFIVYNGKDFFTVKLSSQNYQRLTIQRGLWMAFRGVGESNMLLNLASLEHDPDEAINQPLDAIPYAW from the coding sequence ATGGACGGAGTGATCTTAACGCCACTCAAACAAATCCATAATCCCAAAGGTGACGTTTTTCATGCAATGAAGAAAAGTGATATGGGATTTGATGGTTTTGGAGAGGCGTATTTTTCGACTATTCATCAAGACGACATTAAAGGCTGGAAAAAACACACTCAGATGACTCTCAATTTGGTTGTTCCTATTGGTGAAATTGAGTTTATTGTTTACAATGGGAAAGACTTTTTTACAGTGAAACTATCGTCACAAAATTATCAAAGATTAACTATTCAACGTGGTTTATGGATGGCATTTCGCGGTGTTGGAGAGTCCAATATGCTTTTAAATCTAGCAAGCCTTGAACATGATCCAGATGAAGCCATCAATCAGCCATTGGATGCAATACCGTATGCGTGGTAA
- the rfbG gene encoding CDP-glucose 4,6-dehydratase translates to MFQNIYKNKKVLVTGHTGFKGSWLSVWLLKLGAHVVGIAKDIPTHPSMFEALGLEQKLKHYQADIRDLAMMTKIISEEKPDFVFHLAAQAIVSTSYKDPIETISSNVMGTANILEALRSSNHACTAVIITSDKAYDNVEQVWGYKEDDKMGGKDVYSGSKGAAELVIKSYFHSFFKSSTCNVKLAIARAGNVIGGGDWAKDRIVVDCMVAWSQGEKVEIRSPQATRPWQHVLEPLGGYLALGQALHVNASLHGEAFNFGPRAEQNHTVKQLLEDLSAYWHFEKAEAAFTVTDNIPFHEAGLLKLNCDKALFYLKWQANLEYKETIKFTSEWYYTFYKKESDMYQKTLKQIEEYEMKAHYKGLLWTE, encoded by the coding sequence ATGTTTCAAAATATTTATAAAAATAAAAAAGTTTTAGTAACCGGACATACGGGTTTTAAAGGCTCGTGGCTGAGTGTTTGGCTTTTAAAATTAGGTGCTCATGTTGTTGGAATCGCTAAAGATATTCCAACGCATCCTTCCATGTTTGAAGCATTAGGGCTAGAGCAAAAACTCAAGCATTATCAAGCGGATATTCGCGACTTAGCAATGATGACAAAGATTATAAGTGAAGAGAAACCCGATTTTGTTTTTCATTTGGCTGCGCAAGCGATTGTCTCAACTTCGTATAAAGACCCTATTGAAACCATTTCATCCAATGTGATGGGTACAGCAAATATTCTAGAAGCGCTTAGAAGCTCCAATCATGCGTGTACGGCAGTGATTATCACGAGTGACAAGGCTTATGATAATGTTGAGCAAGTATGGGGATATAAAGAAGATGATAAGATGGGTGGTAAAGATGTTTACAGTGGTTCCAAAGGTGCGGCGGAACTCGTTATAAAGTCTTATTTTCATTCGTTCTTTAAATCTTCTACATGTAATGTCAAATTAGCTATTGCTCGAGCTGGAAATGTAATAGGCGGTGGGGATTGGGCCAAAGATAGAATTGTGGTGGATTGTATGGTGGCATGGAGTCAGGGTGAAAAAGTAGAGATACGAAGCCCACAAGCAACACGTCCTTGGCAGCATGTCTTAGAACCATTGGGTGGCTATCTTGCCTTGGGACAAGCTTTACATGTAAACGCTTCTTTGCATGGAGAAGCGTTTAACTTTGGACCGAGAGCTGAGCAAAATCATACCGTGAAACAACTCTTAGAGGATTTGAGTGCCTATTGGCATTTTGAAAAGGCTGAGGCAGCATTTACAGTTACTGATAATATTCCATTTCACGAAGCAGGACTTTTAAAACTCAACTGTGATAAGGCACTTTTTTATCTCAAATGGCAAGCTAATTTAGAGTATAAAGAGACCATTAAATTTACCAGCGAATGGTACTATACTTTTTATAAAAAAGAGAGTGATATGTACCAAAAAACATTAAAGCAGATCGAAGAGTATGAAATGAAAGCACACTATAAAGGACTTTTATGGACGGAGTGA
- the rfbF gene encoding glucose-1-phosphate cytidylyltransferase, with translation MKVLLLAGGFGTRLSEETDIRPKPMVEIGGKPILWHIMKIYSSYGFNEFVVLLGYKGYYIKEYFANYFLHQSDVTIDLKNNKMEIHNNSSEPWKVTLLDTGLNAMTGARIKKAQKFVGNEPFMLTYGDGVADIDINALLKFHSSHGKAMTMTSAQPDGRFGALDLTDTNQVNAFKEKPKGDGGWVNAGFFVCEPEVFDYIADGDEIVFEQEPLSRLATDGKIYTYKHEGFWKPMDSLKDKNDLNKLWDTHKAPWKKWDK, from the coding sequence ATGAAAGTATTGCTGTTAGCAGGTGGATTTGGTACAAGGCTCAGTGAAGAAACGGATATACGACCAAAGCCTATGGTGGAGATAGGTGGAAAGCCTATTTTATGGCATATTATGAAAATATACTCTAGCTATGGTTTTAATGAGTTTGTTGTATTGTTGGGTTATAAAGGGTATTACATTAAAGAGTATTTTGCAAACTACTTTTTGCATCAAAGTGATGTCACTATAGATCTCAAAAATAATAAAATGGAAATTCATAATAATTCGAGTGAGCCATGGAAAGTGACTTTACTAGATACAGGTTTAAATGCAATGACTGGAGCACGAATCAAAAAAGCACAAAAATTTGTTGGAAATGAACCTTTTATGCTTACTTATGGTGATGGTGTTGCAGATATTGACATTAATGCATTACTGAAATTTCATAGCTCACACGGAAAAGCTATGACCATGACTTCAGCACAGCCTGATGGTAGATTTGGTGCTTTGGATTTAACAGATACCAATCAAGTCAATGCGTTTAAAGAAAAGCCAAAAGGTGATGGTGGCTGGGTCAATGCAGGATTTTTTGTTTGTGAACCTGAAGTTTTTGACTATATAGCCGATGGTGATGAAATCGTTTTTGAGCAAGAACCATTAAGCCGGTTAGCAACGGATGGCAAGATATACACCTATAAACATGAGGGATTTTGGAAACCTATGGACAGCCTCAAAGATAAAAATGATTTAAATAAGCTGTGGGATACCCATAAAGCTCCATGGAAAAAATGGGATAAATAA